The Papio anubis isolate 15944 chromosome 5, Panubis1.0, whole genome shotgun sequence genome has a segment encoding these proteins:
- the LOC101002707 gene encoding olfactory receptor 2V2 — protein METWANQSSTNDFILLGIFSHSTADLVLFSAVMVVFTVALCGNILLIFLIYMDPQLHTPMYFFLSQLSLMDLMLVCINVPKMAANFLSGRKSISFVGCGIQIGLFVCLVGSEGLLLGLMAYDRYVAVSHPLHYPILMNQKVCLQITGSSWAFGIIDGLIQMVVVMSFPYCGLRKVNHFFCEMLSLLKLACVDTSLFEKVIFACCVFMLLFPFSIIVASYACILGAVLRMRSAQAWKKALATCSSHLTAVTLFYGAAMFIYLRPRRYRPPSHDKVASVFYTVLTPMLNPLIYSLRNREVMGALRKGLDRCRIGSQH, from the coding sequence ATGGAGACATGGGCGAACCAATCATCCACAAATGACTTCATCCTCCTGGGCATCTTCTCCCACAGTACTGCTGACCTTGTCCTCTTCTCTGCAGTGATGGTGGTCTTCACAGTGGCCCTCTGTGGGAAcatcctcctcatcttcctcatctACATGGACCCTCAACTTCACAcccccatgtacttcttcctcAGCCAGCTCTCCCTCATGGACCTCATGTTGGTCTGTATCAATGTGCCAAAGATGGCAGCCAACTTCCTGTCTGGCAGGAAGTCCATCTCCTTTGTGGGCTGTGGCATACAAATTGGCCTCTTTGTCTGTCTTGTGGGCTCTGAGGGGCTCTTACTGGGACTCATGGCTTATGACCGCTATGTGGCCGTTAGCCACCCACTTCACTATCCCATCCTCATGAATCAGAAGGTCTGTCTCCAGATTACTGGGAGCTCCTGGGCCTTTGGGATAATCGATGGCTTGATCCAGATGGTGGTAGTAATGAGCTTCCCCTACTGTGGCTTGAGGAAGGTGAACCATTTCTTCTGTGAGATGCTATCCTTATTGAAGCTGGCCTGTGTGGACACGTCCCTGTTTGAGAAGGTGATATTTGCTTGCTGTGTCTTCATGCTTCTCTTCCCATTCTCCATCATCGTGGCCTCCTATGCTTGCATCCTAGGGGCTGTGCTGCGAATGCGCTCTGCTCAGGCCTGGAAAAAGGCTCTGGCCACCTGCTCTTCCCACCTGACAGCTGTCACCCTCTTCTATGGGGCAGCCATGTTCATCTACCTGAGGCCTAGGCGCTACCGGCCCCCCAGCCATGACAAGGTGGCCTCTGTCTTCTACACGGTCCTTACTCCTATGCTCAACCCCCTCATTTACAGCTTGAGGAACCGGGAGGTGATGGGGGCACTGAGGAAGGGGCTGGACCGCTGTAGGATTGGCAGCCAGCACTGA